In Tissierellales bacterium, one DNA window encodes the following:
- a CDS encoding radical SAM protein, with product MSNKHYIIPIFVPHLGCPHSCVFCNQQRITGLSTNVNINDVKKKIENSLETIPKNKKKLEVAFYGGSFTGIDKEVQKDLLTIPYNYKKEDIIDEIRLSTRPDYINTEILKLLKSFGVDTIELGVQSLANDVLKASGRGHVEAEVYKAVDLIKKFDFKLGLQMMVGLPKDTKEKSLYTAKQIASQRPDCVRIYPTLIIKDTYLEKLYLNGNYIPLSLEEAVNISTDLLLLFEYYNINVIRIGLQPTEKISLGKDVVAGPFHPSFRQLVESNIYKMILERYFETMDKFRTTGKTLILKINNKDISNISGQKSKNIKYIKEKYGFKKIKIYGEDVADNNIKINFDNIYDTINKDEIIKDYLFKNNIIT from the coding sequence ATGAGTAATAAACATTATATTATACCTATTTTTGTTCCACACCTTGGCTGCCCCCATAGTTGTGTATTTTGTAATCAGCAAAGAATCACAGGCTTATCTACTAATGTAAATATAAATGATGTAAAGAAAAAGATTGAAAACAGTTTAGAGACTATTCCTAAAAATAAAAAGAAATTAGAAGTTGCCTTTTATGGTGGCAGTTTTACAGGTATTGATAAAGAGGTACAAAAAGATTTACTAACTATTCCTTACAATTATAAAAAAGAAGATATAATAGATGAAATTAGGCTTTCTACTAGACCGGATTATATAAATACTGAAATACTTAAATTGCTAAAATCTTTTGGAGTAGATACTATAGAATTAGGTGTCCAATCCCTAGCAAATGATGTACTTAAAGCAAGCGGCAGGGGTCATGTAGAGGCAGAGGTGTATAAAGCTGTTGACTTAATAAAGAAGTTCGATTTTAAACTAGGACTTCAAATGATGGTAGGATTGCCAAAGGATACTAAAGAAAAAAGCTTATATACAGCAAAACAAATAGCTAGCCAACGGCCTGATTGTGTAAGAATATATCCAACCTTAATTATTAAAGATACTTATTTGGAAAAATTATATTTAAATGGCAACTACATTCCATTATCTTTAGAGGAAGCAGTAAATATATCTACAGATTTACTATTGCTTTTTGAATATTACAATATAAATGTTATAAGAATAGGTCTTCAGCCTACAGAAAAAATCTCCTTGGGTAAGGATGTAGTAGCCGGACCTTTCCATCCATCTTTTAGACAACTAGTAGAGTCAAATATATATAAAATGATTTTAGAAAGATATTTTGAAACTATGGATAAGTTTAGAACCACTGGCAAAACTTTAATACTAAAAATAAACAATAAAGATATATCAAATATTTCTGGACAAAAATCTAAAAATATTAAATATATAAAAGAAAAGTATGGGTTTAAAAAAATAAAGATTTATGGTGAAGACGTAGCAGACAACAATATAAAGATTAATTTTGATAATATATATGATACAATTAATAAAGATGAAATAATTAAAGATTATTTATTTAAAAATAATATAATAACTTAA
- the rnc gene encoding ribonuclease III: MVSSRIKNKDLIDLQKKIGYYFKNKKLLKKALTHSSYANENKSKNWTHNERLEFLGDSVLNLIVSEYVYRKFPNDPEGELTKFRASIVCETSLAYAAKTMNLGDYLLLGKGEEVTGGRNRDSIQADALEALIGSIYLDGGLENTKKFIIDMIEVKVPRTTSFEYLFTDYKTRLQEELQRTKKVKVKYSVIKEQGPDHDKVFYINLMVDGELYGSGKGRSKKEAEQVAAKSALNKLGVSDE, translated from the coding sequence GTGGTTAGTAGCAGAATTAAAAATAAAGATTTAATAGATCTTCAAAAGAAAATTGGATACTATTTTAAAAATAAAAAATTATTAAAGAAGGCTTTGACTCATAGTTCTTATGCTAATGAAAATAAATCTAAAAATTGGACCCATAATGAAAGATTAGAGTTTTTAGGAGATTCAGTACTTAATCTTATAGTTAGTGAATATGTATACAGGAAATTTCCTAACGATCCTGAAGGAGAGTTAACTAAATTTAGAGCCTCGATTGTATGTGAGACATCCTTAGCTTATGCTGCTAAAACGATGAACTTAGGAGATTATTTGTTATTAGGGAAAGGCGAAGAAGTTACTGGAGGAAGAAATAGAGATTCTATTCAAGCCGATGCTTTAGAAGCTTTAATAGGTTCTATATACTTAGACGGTGGTTTAGAAAATACTAAAAAATTTATAATTGATATGATAGAAGTTAAAGTACCAAGAACAACAAGCTTTGAATATTTATTTACTGACTATAAGACTAGGCTTCAGGAAGAACTACAAAGAACCAAAAAGGTCAAGGTCAAATATTCAGTAATCAAGGAGCAAGGGCCAGATCATGATAAAGTTTTTTATATAAATCTTATGGTAGACGGGGAACTATATGGAAGTGGTAAAGGTAGAAGCAAAAAAGAGGCGGAACAAGTGGCCGCTAAATCAGCATTAAATAAATTAGGTGTATCCGATGAGTAA